A genomic stretch from Candidatus Hydrogenisulfobacillus filiaventi includes:
- the tcaB gene encoding P-type calcium transport ATPase (sporulation) (Evidence 2a : Function from experimental evidences in other organisms; PubMedId : 12161109, 24415722; Product type t : transporter), with protein sequence MADLWHTLTPDEVAMELRTDAERGLTSREAVTRLSAVGPNAIAGARPRPAWRLLLSQFGDFMVLVLLAATGVSFALGEVADAVTIVAIVVMNALLGFVQEYRAERSVEALKALTAPTARVRRDGRWQVLPARELVPGDLIELEAGDRVPADARLLTAVQLETEEAALTGESAAVAKRVEALADPHLGPADRANMVFMGTTVSRGRGLAVVVATGMATEMGAIAHLMREATEDRTPLQRRLEHLGHVLVALSLAIVGLVVLTGVWRGEPLYAMFLTGVSLAVAAIPEGLPAIVTVALALGVQRMIRRHAIVRRLPAVETLGSTTVICSDKTGTLTLNRMSVTELWAGGRQWRRREDRFLSDGGPAAGSDVEDLLQAGALCTNARLATGGEPAAGDPTELAILEAAAATGQDPVALGRRFHRRGEIPFEPERRSMAVAVEDRQGSLRAVVKGAPDRILPQCRFLRLEGRVVVFDEGRRAAVRAALEAMAGRALRVLAVAERPLRGLEPAGEWERDLVLLGLVGMMDPPRPDAVDAIRVAARAGIRTVMITGDHPHTARAIAESMGILRRGERVVTGQELDAMSDEELAAAVTGIRVYARVAPPHKLRVVRAWKARGEVVAMTGDGVNDAPAVKEADIGVAMGLTGTDVTKEAAAMILTDDNFATIVRAVEEGRAIYDNIRKFVRYLLSCNIGEVLVMFLAAFLGIPLPLLPIQILFVNLVTDGLPALALGVDPPDPETMARPPRPPGESLFARGLGVRIAVRGLLIGLSTLLVFEWALGPGGASLQGARTMALATLILSQLLHVFDVRAEDRGLLAVGLFSNPWAVVAVLTSTLMLLAVLYVPTLAAAFRVEPLGIRRWAVVLLASAFVQILAVMRELATGRARRPLPVRPV encoded by the coding sequence ATGGCCGATTTGTGGCACACCTTGACACCGGATGAGGTCGCGATGGAGCTCCGTACCGACGCCGAGCGGGGGCTGACCAGCCGGGAGGCGGTGACCCGGCTTAGCGCGGTGGGGCCCAACGCCATCGCAGGCGCGCGGCCGCGGCCCGCCTGGCGGCTGCTGTTGAGCCAGTTCGGGGATTTCATGGTACTGGTGCTGCTGGCGGCCACCGGAGTGTCATTCGCCCTGGGTGAAGTGGCGGACGCGGTCACCATTGTGGCCATCGTGGTGATGAACGCCCTCCTGGGTTTCGTGCAGGAGTACCGTGCCGAACGCTCGGTGGAGGCGCTGAAGGCGCTGACCGCCCCCACCGCCCGCGTGCGCCGGGACGGGCGGTGGCAGGTGCTGCCGGCGCGGGAGCTGGTACCCGGCGACCTCATCGAGCTGGAGGCCGGCGATCGGGTGCCGGCCGATGCCCGCCTGCTGACAGCGGTGCAGCTGGAAACCGAAGAGGCCGCCCTCACCGGGGAGTCCGCCGCGGTTGCGAAACGGGTGGAAGCCCTGGCTGACCCCCATCTCGGCCCGGCGGACCGGGCCAACATGGTCTTCATGGGCACCACCGTCAGCCGGGGCCGCGGGCTGGCGGTGGTGGTGGCCACCGGCATGGCGACGGAAATGGGCGCCATTGCCCACCTCATGCGGGAGGCCACCGAGGACCGCACCCCGCTGCAGCGGCGTCTGGAACATCTGGGCCACGTGCTGGTGGCGCTGTCCCTGGCCATTGTGGGCCTGGTGGTGCTGACCGGGGTCTGGCGGGGAGAGCCGCTGTACGCGATGTTCCTCACCGGGGTCAGCCTGGCGGTGGCCGCCATCCCCGAGGGATTGCCCGCCATCGTCACGGTCGCCCTTGCCCTGGGGGTGCAGCGGATGATCCGGCGGCACGCCATCGTGCGCCGGCTGCCGGCGGTGGAGACCCTGGGGTCCACCACCGTGATCTGCTCCGACAAGACCGGCACCCTGACCCTGAACCGCATGAGCGTGACCGAGCTGTGGGCCGGGGGACGCCAGTGGCGGCGGCGGGAGGACCGTTTCCTCAGCGACGGCGGTCCCGCGGCTGGCAGCGATGTCGAGGACCTCCTGCAGGCGGGGGCGCTCTGCACCAACGCCCGTCTGGCCACCGGCGGGGAACCGGCGGCGGGGGATCCCACCGAACTGGCTATCCTGGAAGCCGCTGCCGCTACCGGGCAGGACCCGGTGGCGCTGGGACGCCGCTTCCACCGGCGGGGGGAGATCCCTTTTGAACCGGAGCGCCGCAGTATGGCGGTGGCGGTGGAGGACCGGCAGGGTTCCCTGCGGGCGGTGGTCAAGGGGGCACCGGACCGCATCCTGCCCCAATGCCGCTTTCTCCGGCTGGAGGGCCGGGTGGTGGTCTTCGATGAAGGCCGGCGGGCAGCCGTGCGGGCGGCGCTGGAGGCGATGGCCGGGCGGGCGCTGCGGGTGCTGGCGGTGGCTGAGCGCCCCCTGCGTGGCCTGGAGCCGGCAGGGGAATGGGAACGGGACCTGGTCCTGCTGGGGCTGGTAGGGATGATGGACCCCCCGCGCCCGGACGCGGTGGACGCCATCCGGGTAGCGGCCCGGGCCGGGATCCGCACGGTGATGATCACCGGCGACCATCCCCACACCGCCCGCGCCATTGCGGAGAGCATGGGTATCCTGCGTCGGGGGGAGCGGGTGGTGACCGGCCAGGAGCTGGACGCGATGAGCGACGAGGAACTGGCGGCGGCGGTCACCGGCATCCGGGTCTACGCCCGGGTGGCCCCGCCGCACAAGTTGCGGGTGGTTCGGGCCTGGAAGGCGCGGGGCGAAGTGGTGGCCATGACCGGCGATGGGGTCAATGATGCCCCGGCGGTTAAGGAGGCGGACATCGGGGTGGCTATGGGCCTGACCGGCACCGATGTCACCAAGGAAGCCGCCGCCATGATCCTGACGGACGATAATTTCGCCACCATCGTGCGGGCGGTGGAGGAAGGCCGGGCCATCTATGATAACATCCGCAAGTTCGTCCGCTACCTCCTGTCCTGCAACATCGGCGAGGTGCTGGTCATGTTCCTGGCCGCCTTCCTGGGAATCCCCCTGCCGCTGCTTCCCATTCAGATCCTGTTTGTCAACCTGGTGACGGACGGCCTGCCCGCCCTGGCCCTGGGGGTGGATCCGCCCGATCCCGAGACCATGGCGCGTCCGCCCCGGCCGCCGGGGGAAAGCCTCTTCGCGCGGGGGCTGGGGGTGCGGATTGCCGTGCGCGGCCTCCTCATCGGGCTGTCCACCCTGCTGGTGTTTGAATGGGCCCTGGGCCCCGGCGGCGCCAGCCTGCAGGGGGCGCGCACCATGGCCCTCGCCACCCTTATCCTGAGCCAGCTCCTGCACGTGTTCGATGTCCGGGCCGAGGACCGCGGTCTGCTGGCCGTCGGCCTGTTCAGCAACCCTTGGGCGGTCGTAGCCGTGCTGACCTCCACCCTGATGCTGCTGGCGGTGCTCTACGTGCCGACGCTGGCCGCGGCCTTCCGGGTGGAGCCGTTGGGAATCCGCCGATGGGCGGTGGTGCTGCTGGCCTCGGCCTTCGTACAGATCCTGGCGGTGATGCGGGAACTGGCCACCGGCCGGGCCCGTCGCCCCCTGCCGGTCCGGCCGGTGTAG